One window of the Montipora foliosa isolate CH-2021 chromosome 4, ASM3666993v2, whole genome shotgun sequence genome contains the following:
- the LOC138000896 gene encoding ATP-dependent DNA helicase RecQ-like isoform X1 codes for MVSLEEAFTLASAKFQIPSLNEHQKVAIKEVVTQKKDVFVNLPTGFGKSLIYAALPLMFDYAAKLPGHIVIVVSPLVSLMGDQVKYLRSIGVSAVNISSQTDNDHSRIENGQYAVVFGSPEAWLMNDRWRTMLGNVVYKSKLCAVAINEAHVIKQWGTSQDGKLAAFRECYAHLHELRSLAPEVPIIALTATATKLTKDTILNVLLMDNPYEIKESPNKLNLTYVVECMRKDTDLEFYFGWLVHELKTKQVSCERTIIYCQTIKQCGIVYGTIKGLLGHNMYAGNKESVLVEMLHSCTPAANKQNILHSFRIENGIIRLLIATIAFGMGVDCKGVHRIVHFGPSKTVEAYVQETGRAGRDGVRSMAYILYHGILLSHVEGQMKSFVKTSECRRLALLKHFDLVLQQPEKNHLCCDNCAAGCKCGMEDCGTYAKYPSHQSEITPSNPVREREIPPQKQTMVEQNLTKYHKSLVRQLVNTTAYGDIKTLTNIQFMLGFSDHQISQVVENLGVLFSLSDIYNYVEIWDKRHALKILSIISDMFGDVNEDNQSCYLLSDDDDDNIFDDELQDEQNEILQDEELFDMIVDNLSLSQLQSSLFDEGHISDGSYEADVPSAAVETIETMNFDDE; via the exons ATGGTGTCGCTGGAGGAGGCTTTTACCTTGGCTTCTGCGAAGTTCCAAATCCCCAGTTTAAATGAGCATCAGAAGGTAGCGATTAAAGAAGTTGTCACGCAGAAGAAAGATGTATTTGTCAACCTGCCTACGGGATTTGGAAAATCTCTTATTTATGCAGCTCTTCCACTTATGTTCGACTATGCGGCCAAACTTCCAGGGCATATTGTTATCGTTGTCTCACCACTTGTAAGCCTCATGGGGGATCAAGTAAAGTATTTACGGAGCATAGGAGTAAGTGCTGTCAACATAAGTAGCCAGACTGACAATGACCATTCGAGAATCGAGAATGGCCAATATGCAGTAGTTTTCGGGTCACCAGAAGCGTGGTTAATGAATGATCGTTGGAGAACCATGCTTGGGAATGTTGTCTATAAAAGCAAGCTATGTGCCGTGGCTATCAATGAAGCTCATGTTATAAAACAGTG GGGAACATCACAAGATGGGAAATTGGCAGCGTTTCGCGAGTGCTATGCACATCTACATGAGTTACGATCACTGGCTCCAGAAGTCCCAATAATTGCTTTGACTGCCACAGCTACCAAGTTAACCAAGGATACCATCTTAAATGTTCTACTTATGGATAACCCATATGAGATCAAAGAAAGTCCAAACAAGTTAAATTTGACGTACGTTGTAGAATGTATGCGCAAAGATACTGATCTTGAGTTTTATTTTGGATGGCTTGTTCatgagttgaaaacaaaacaggttTCTTGCGAGAGAACAATAATATACTGTCAAACGATTAAACAATGTGGAATCGTTTATGGGACAATCAAAGGTTTGCTAGGACATAACATGTATGCAGGTAACAAGGAAAGTGTTCTAGTTGAGATGCTACATTCATGCACACCAGCTGCCAACAAACAGAACATTCTTCACTCCTTCCGGATAGAGAATGGAATAATACGTTTACTTATCGCAACAATCGCCTTTGGTATGGGGGTGGACTGCAAGGGAGTCCACAGGATTGTGCACTTTGGACCATCAAAAACGGTTGAAGCATATGTGCAAGAAACTGGACGGGCTGGTAGAGACGGAGTTCGAAGCATGGCATATATTTTGTATCATGGGATTCTTCTCAGTCATGTTGAAGGGCAGATGAAATCGTTTGTTAAAACTAGTGAATGCAGGAGACTAGCATTACTCAAACATTTTGATTTAGTATTGCAGCAACCTGAAAAGAATCATCTCTGTTGTGACAACTGTGCAGCTGGGTGTAAATGTGGAATGGAAGACTGTGGTACATATGCTAAGTACCCTTCACACCAATCTGAAATAACACCTTCGAATCCTGTCAGAGAAAGGGAAATACCTCCACAGAAACAGACGATGGTTgaacaaaatttgacaaaatatcacaaatCATTAGTGAGGCAATTAGTCAATACAACTGCTTATGGTGACATTAAAACCCTGACTAATATCCAGTTCATGTTAGGATTTTCTGATCATCAGATATCACAAGTTGTGGAAAACTTAGGGGTGCTTTTCTCGTTATCAGACATTTATAATTATGTGGAGATATGGGATAAGCGGCATGCACTTAAAATCCTCTCTATTATTAGCGACATGTTTGGAGATGTTAACGAGGACAACCAGTCATGTTATCTTTTGtcagatgatgatgacgacaataTCTTTGATGATGAATTGCAGGATGAGCAGAATGAGATCCTTCAAGATGAGGAACTTTTTGACATGATTGTCGACAATTTATCCTTGTCCCAGCTGCAGAGTTCTCTGTTTGACGAGGGACATATTTCAGATGGGTCATATGAAGCTGATGTGCCATCAGCTGCTGTGGAAACTATTGAGACAATGAATTTTGATGATGAGTGA